The genomic window CGTACGCAGAAAGCGTAAGGCGGGTGTTAGACGAAAGGCGTCGATCAAGAGAGTCGTAAAAACCATCTTCTAACATGGCGTTATTGCATCGCATGTCGGGGGAGTGCATCAAGTCCGAGTTGGACCTATTTACGGTCCCGCTGACGCAGACCGTTATTGAGAAAAACGGCTATTTAGAAGTAGCCCCATTATCGGCCATATCGTACTCTGCACCGTTGGAGTTTTTTATCGCCGGCAACGGCGACGATTATTTGGATCTTAACAACACGATGCTCTATCTACGGGTGAAAATCACAGGGCCTGACGGAGCAGATATCGCTCACCCGGCTAAGGTGGGACCGATAAATTACCTGGCAGCTACCATGTTTTCACAGGTCGACGTAACCCTCGGGGACCGTCTGATATCTCAGAGCTCCGGAACTCATCCGTATCGCTGCATCATCGAAAGTCTGCTCAACTACGGTAAAGATACGTTGGAAAGTATTTTCAGCGCCGGGCTGTTTCACAAAGACACGGCCGGTCACATGGACGTACACGACCCCGCAGGTCGTAACGAGGGGTTGACGAAGAGATCGCTCTACACCGGCCGAAGCAGCGAGGTGGAACTGTTAGCCCCCATACACAGCGATATATTCTTTCAAGAGAAACTTTTAATTAACGGATTGGATTTAAAATTACGGTTCATACGGGCTAAGGATGAATTCTGTCTGATGAGGTCCGACGACTTGGCTTACAAATTACATATAGCGGCTGCGTCCCTATTTGTCAAAAAAGTTTCCGTATCACCCCCGGTGAGACTGGCTCACGCCCAAACGCTGCTCTCGACCACGGCCAAGTACCCCATCGACAGGGTCTGTCTAAAATCGTTCTCCATACCCGCGGGCTCTCGAGTTTCCAATCAAGAAAATCTGTTTCTAGGAACGCTGCCAAAGTCTATCGTTATCGGTATGGTCGATAACGACGCATTCACCGGCTCCTACGAGAAAAATCCATTCGCGTTCAAACATTACAATCTGGAATTCCTAGCGGTCTACGTGGACGGTCAACAATTTCCCGCCAAGCCCCTACAACCTAATTTCGAGGCCGGTTTGGCGGTGCGCGAATATTATCAGCTGGCGATGACGACCGGGAGACATCTTAAAGATCGACCGCTCTGTATCAGCAGGAATGATTTCCTGAACGGATACACGCTCTACGCATTTAACCTGACGCCGGACGAGGACTGCGGTCAGCACATTTCCCTCATCAAGTCCGGGAACATCAGAGTAGAAGCTCGTTTCAGACAAGCTCTGCCGAATACCGTTAATTTAATAATCTACGCCGTATTCGACAGCCTCATTGAAGTGTCTAACCGTAGACAGGTACTGATCGATCACTACTGAGAGATGAACACGCTACAACTCACAGCTATCGCGGATAAAATAGCGTGCGGGACTCATTTTCTCGGGGTTCTGCCGAGCGATCAACTACCCAAAAAACCGTTGGGGATCTTACCGTCGTTCTGCATCGTTAATACCCACTCCTCTCGATCGCGGGGGGAGCATTGGCTAGCCGTTTATTTAGCGCGAGAGGGGACGGCTTGTTTTTTCGACAGCTTCGGCAATCCGCCCGACAGCCCCCGCTTTCCAATCAGCATCAATAACTTTCTAGACGTCAACGACGTAGACGTATTATACTCCGACAGACGCGTCCAGGATTATTCATCGGATACCTGCGGACAGCACTGTGTGTTTTTTCTATATCATCTAGCCAGAGGTCGCGACTATAGCCACGTGATGAAACTATACACTGATGATTATATTAGAAATGATAAAATGGTGTCCCTCTTTGTGAAGAGATTGAGACCGCATGTTTGTAATGATAAAATGTTATCGTGCGTTCATTGTGTGCAGACATGTTtgacgtataaataaaaaaaaaaaaaagcttaaaccattatatttctcatcgtcttttatttatttaatcataagatacaaatgaatgaatgctcGATCTAAGGAGTCGTTACATTTCCAGCCATTGTCGTAGGTCGATAGTCGGCGATTTAAACGGCGAGTCTTCAAAATCTCCACCCGAGGGAAGTGAATatctcctccctttttttcttttataaggtCTAACGGACGGTGATTGGGTTCAAAACGACAGCAATGCCCATGGAAAACACACCCCCCATACTCTAAACCGTGCCTGACGCCGTCCTGCTCGTAGTAGCCGTCTAAAAAGAACTTACCGATCGATACCTCGCCGTGGTTTACGGCGTGATGAACGTCCACGTTTCGAGTCTTTTTTATATACTCGAGCCATTGGATCGAACCGCTCGAGTAGGACTTATTCTGATGGATGTACGCCTTGTTATGCGTCAGGGCTAGCGTGTTTCTGCTGAGATAATGTGTTTTGAAGACCCCCATTGCGCAGCTGGCGATCGTGGTGAACGCAAAAGGGTCGAGTTGGGTGCACTGTAGGAATGACGTCCTGTACTTCATACAGCCTTCACGTAATAACACGACGTCGTTAACGCCGTAGTCGTACAGTTCTTTCTTGAAGTTAAAGAGCTCACCCTTGACCGTGCTGTACCACGCGTCAAACTTTTCTTGGGCTTTATCCGACATGTTCTCGTAGTTGTAGAACTTTTTGTCAGGGTACGGTCCGACGTAGTTCTCATTTTCCACCCTGTTGAAAAGATGGGGGAAATAGCCTTTTTCAGTCGTCGTCAAGTCTAACGCAGCGGGCATTTTGGCGAGAGCGAATGGGAAAAATGAGTAGCTATCGATGTATCGTTGGGCAAATGCGTCGTCGTACATCAGGAGTAGTTTGCACCCTTGCATTATGACCTCGAGCGCGATCCCCGCTTTGCAAAAATACTCCAGAATTAGAAAGGCATCAAATCTGGAGGCGTAATGAGCGATGAAGCAGTAGCCTTTGTATCGGGGTTGTCTGAAGCGCTTGATTAGCTTAGCGATACAGTCCGTGCCGTAGGCGGTAAATTTCTGACCTTTGAACGTCATGGCACAGACAAAATTAGCCTCGTGGCGTCCGTTTTCGTAACGCGATTCAAAGtcgtaaaaaatatacttttcacACGGTTCCTTAAGCTCTAGAGGTTGTATAAAGCATTGATGTGCTCCATCGTCCGTCAGAGACTCTCGACAATGCACACATTTGTCTGGGGCGCATATGTGTTTGGTTTTCTGGTTCCCCGGTTTAACGTCGTAACGTCGGTTACATAGTTTGCAGTATTTGATCATATCACAGGCGGGGTATTCCTGACCGGGAGGCgggttttttttatgcatttcgaAACAATAAGCCGATTTACAGTAACGCAAACAATCGGGGCAATGTAGGTTTCTCGCTTGGAACCTGTAGCATTCCGCGTCGAAACAGATGTTGCAGACGTGCTTACATCGATGGTATCTGAGGTTGCTGTAAGATTTGTAGCAAAATGGACACACATATGGTGAGCCGAGGAACGCCTTCAAACTCGTTATCATGTAGTAGTGGTCGTCATGGAGATACAGAAAGACCGTTTTTGGATGGGGTTCGTCAGAATTTTTGTAGGTTTCTAAGATCATGGCGTTAGATCTGTGAAATACGACGATTTTAATGTCTAGCGCTCGTTCGAACGAGGCTATGTCGCCGAGACCGATTCGGTCTTGGATTGAGAAGCCGACGCTGTTTTGGATGACGGAAGCCAGTTTTTCTAACTCGCTCTCGGGACGTTGGGGGTTTAGAAAACGGGCGAGACAGATGGAGAAgcacaaattatttgaaatattgatcGGGCAAAATAAACTCGTCTTTTTCCTTTTGATCACCTCGTCGACAGCCAAGTCCGTGAGTTTCCGACGACCCCCGCCTTGTCTGTTCATGGCTACGGAAGCTTCAAATTCTACGGTTTGGTCAGATAGTAACCGGTCGTTGCTCTGTAaaactttttcaatttgatccATAAACCCATCCGCGTCGTAATTATTACCGCGGGTTAAAATCCCGCTAACGGGCGTCTGTAAACTGGGAGCCGTCAATGTGATATTGATCACCGGAGAATTTTGGTCAAATTCCCTAGCGAAATCCACAATTCCGGTAAGCATGCCGTGTAACCGGGCGTGGTAAGAGGCTAAATCTGTAGAGTTAATCTCTCTCAGATTCGTAGTCCTTCTCAATGTCACGCTATTGAAACGAGGTCGTGGTAAAACATGATATCCGTTAACGTCACCACCCTCGCGAATCAACCTGTCAACGTCTGTACGGCTTAATCGAGTCTGTGTAGTAGGGTCGACGTTACCTGATGTGGACGCTTGCGGAGTTTCATTACCGTCAGGGTGGTCTGTGTTGTCAGGATCAGCCTCGGTACACGCCGCCGGTAGGGTGTTTAAAACACCGCCGTGTTGTACAACGGGATCGGTGTCTAGGCTAAGCAGAGGATCGAACAAATTCATATTTGGATTTACGGCTAATTCAAAAAG from Carassius auratus strain Wakin chromosome 1, ASM336829v1, whole genome shotgun sequence includes these protein-coding regions:
- the LOC113115834 gene encoding uncharacterized protein LOC113115834 isoform X1 — protein: MDGSDDLRQSSTELTPDEIEMLSLLPDSLEQYLFNQESPPILDLFELAVNPNMNLFDPLLSLDTDPVVQHGGVLNTLPAACTEADPDNTDHPDGNETPQASTSGNVDPTTQTRLSRTDVDRLIREGGDVNGYHVLPRPRFNSVTLRRTTNLREINSTDLASYHARLHGMLTGIVDFAREFDQNSPVINITLTAPSLQTPVSGILTRGNNYDADGFMDQIEKVLQSNDRLLSDQTVEFEASVAMNRQGGGRRKLTDLAVDEVIKRKKTSLFCPINISNNLCFSICLARFLNPQRPESELEKLASVIQNSVGFSIQDRIGLGDIASFERALDIKIVVFHRSNAMILETYKNSDEPHPKTVFLYLHDDHYYMITSLKAFLGSPYVCPFCYKSYSNLRYHRCKHVCNICFDAECYRFQARNLHCPDCLRYCKSAYCFEMHKKNPPPGQEYPACDMIKYCKLCNRRYDVKPGNQKTKHICAPDKCVHCRESLTDDGAHQCFIQPLELKEPCEKYIFYDFESRYENGRHEANFVCAMTFKGQKFTAYGTDCIAKLIKRFRQPRYKGYCFIAHYASRFDAFLILEYFCKAGIALEVIMQGCKLLLMYDDAFAQRYIDSYSFFPFALAKMPAALDLTTTEKGYFPHLFNRVENENYVGPYPDKKFYNYENMSDKAQEKFDAWYSTVKGELFNFKKELYDYGVNDVVLLREGCMKYRTSFLQCTQLDPFAFTTIASCAMGVFKTHYLSRNTLALTHNKAYIHQNKSYSSGSIQWLEYIKKTRNVDVHHAVNHGEVSIGKFFLDGYYEQDGVRHGLEYGGCVFHGHCCRFEPNHRPLDLIKEKKGGDIHFPRVEILKTRRLNRRLSTYDNGWKCNDSLDRAFIHLYLMIK